The following are encoded together in the Brevinema andersonii genome:
- a CDS encoding D-Ala-D-Ala carboxypeptidase family metallohydrolase, producing the protein MEKEQLEQALSQDMKPYQKVLQEYGAERSAEAAKTGDAMQNAAGIVNQGWYYVEQNEALQFPYTFEETTEKYGIENLATNEMVDNLIKLTELVLDPLREQLEKPIILTCYRSKEINTKISSCPDSHHTYGCTADNICLKKDQDQMMQILRKI; encoded by the coding sequence TTGGAAAAAGAACAGCTCGAACAAGCCCTCAGCCAGGATATGAAGCCCTATCAAAAAGTACTACAGGAGTATGGAGCCGAGCGCTCGGCAGAAGCCGCAAAGACCGGAGATGCCATGCAGAATGCTGCCGGCATTGTCAATCAAGGGTGGTACTACGTGGAACAGAACGAAGCCCTCCAATTTCCCTATACATTTGAGGAAACCACAGAGAAATACGGTATAGAAAACCTTGCCACCAATGAAATGGTGGATAATTTAATAAAATTAACGGAGCTTGTTCTCGATCCGCTGAGGGAGCAGTTAGAAAAACCTATAATTTTGACCTGTTACCGCAGCAAGGAAATCAACACCAAGATTAGCAGTTGCCCAGATTCGCATCATACCTACGGCTGCACGGCAGATAATATCTGCCTCAAGAAGGATCAAGACCAAATGATGCAAATTCTTAGAAAAATCTGA